A region from the Danaus plexippus chromosome 26, MEX_DaPlex, whole genome shotgun sequence genome encodes:
- the LOC116774417 gene encoding uncharacterized protein LOC116774417 gives MLCIWWIATLCVILQTSHGYILLTANMEDVQALAKQLAESPVVSQLNKIWRRASSQFQKELNTRRNDDTASVEKDKDDGQADEDRRTRRIIKDLVALGRSSGYIPTAGPVPSAV, from the exons atgttgtgtATATGGTGGATAGCGA cGCTGTGTGTGATTCTGCAAACATCTCATGGTTATATTCTCCTCACTGCCAATATGGAGGACGTCCAAGCTTTAGCCAAACAGCTGGCTGAGTCACCTGTTGTTAGCCAACTTAACAAAATTTGGCGTCGAGCTTCAAGCCAAtttcaaaaagaattaaatacaaGAAGAAATGATGACACTGCTAGTGTTGAGAAAG acaaGGATGATGGACAAGCTGATGAAGATCGCCGCACCAGACGCATAATCAAAGATTTGGTGGCTCTAGGAAGAAGTTCTGGTTACATTCCTACTGCAGGACCGGTTCCATCGGCCGTGTAA
- the LOC116774381 gene encoding NEDD8 ultimate buster 1-like isoform X1, whose amino-acid sequence METSLEYEDLLIKLRAKLNENKIKLWEPPYISETEEYSQSLKDLSKKYSEELKHDENIIIQALFELQLHSIERSKANNEFKQTGYATLRVKATVQGEKPRMLKIMKQLDVSGDELIEAVANLLEVAKNRVKLIYNGKLIRQSPNLEEQGIKNGVQIMALVMAEAPEQIKKEDKIYREMKSTLDDATLLSEYVDDIADDEEYMKLEDQSGKAIKLPPAERRSLLIGLALHERGRAAARKQDYSLALVLFLEADRQFSECRSSILQTVDNIAVLQLDISWCYLCLRSLASAGDAAARLARAENAFRLSYGEDHQRLIALKGTNANERVLFMRLYLLQGIVAYHQNKRDEARVLLEKAENELRYIKVDEASVEALTELGWSRGQARTGLRAAGGDLDRAHHYLEEKRAERETEREKHRAERLQAQLGKCLDGSSVNPQLVQALQGMGYTRRMALLALRNSNNSVADAVRLIQEHPEMLVESDSDDATPSSDDSLPEPDNKLIAELESMGYPVSEARSALRLSRNNVSRAVEILHQGCEHSLNDAISGEPGSSNPSTSAGVTRKKQKKASKLKKKKDRESALHRLQNTIRSEDDEYLSGALNEEEAMLGTYRALL is encoded by the exons ATGGAAACAAGTCTCGAGTATGAAGATTTGTTGATTAAATTAAGAGCCAAACTCAATGAAAACAAGATCAAATTGTGGGAACCGCCTTACATTTCGGAAACTGAGGAGTACTCCCAGAGCCTTAAg GATCtctctaaaaaatattccgaAGAACTTAAAcatgatgaaaatataataatccaaGCTCTTTTTGAACTCCAACTGCATTCAATAGAAAGGTCAAAAGCTAATAATGAGTTTAAGCAGACTGGTTACGCCACACTCAGGGTGAAAGCCACAGTACAGGGAGAAAAACCTAGAATGTTGAAGATCATGAAACAGCTAGATGTTTCAGGTGATGAATTGATTGAAGCCGTCGCAAACTTGCTGGAGGTTGCTAAGAATAG AGTCAAACTTATATACAATGGTAAATTAATAAGACAGAGTCCAAATCTTGAAGAACAAGGCATCAAAAACGGTGTACAGATAATGGCACTGGTTATGGCtg AAGCTCCAGAGCAGATTAAGAAAGAGGATAAAATTTATCGTGAGATGAAATCCACATTAGATGATGCTACATTACTGTCGGAGTATGTGGACGATATCGCAGATGATGAAGAGTACATGAAG CTGGAAGATCAATCTGGTAAGGCAATTAAGCTGCCGCCAGCTGAGCGTAGGTCCTTACTGATAGGGCTGGCGTTACACGAGCGAGGACGAGCCGCAGCTAGGAAGCAGGACTATTCGCTGGCGTTGGTGCTATTCCTTGAGGCTGATAGACAGTTCAG TGAATGCAGATCTTCGATCCTACAAACTGTTGACAACATCGCTGTGCTGCAACTGGACATATCCTGGTGTTATCTTTGTCTTCGGAGTCTTGCTTCGGCCGGAGACGCGGCCGCTCGTCTGGCCCGCGCCGAAAACGCGTTCAGGCTTTCGTATGGCGAGGATCATCAGCGATTGATCGCTCTCAAAGGAACCAATG CAAATGAGAGAGTGCTTTTCATGCGGCTCTACCTGCTGCAAGGGATTGTGGCGTATCATCAAAACAAACGTGACGAGGCCAGGGTTCTGCTGGAGAAAGCTGAGAACGAACTCAGATATATTAAG GTCGACGAAGCCTCAGTAGAAGCATTAACAGAGCTAGGCTGGTCACGCGGTCAGGCTCGGACAGGTCTACGAGCGGCTGGAGGTGACCTGGACCGAGCACATCACTACCTTGAGGAAAAACGAGCGGAGAGAGAGACGGAAAGAGAAAAACATCGAGCGGAAAG ACTCCAGGCACAACTTGGTAAATGTCTGGATGGCTCGTCCGTGAATCCCCAACTAGTTCAAGCGCTACAAGGCATGGGCTACACAAGGCGGATGGCGCTGCTGGCTCTAAGGAACTCTAACAACAGTGTAGCCGATGCTGTGAGGCTCATACAGGAACACCCTGAGATG TTAGTGGAGAGTGACTCGGACGACGCCACTCCCAGTTCGGACGATTCACTGCCGGAGCCGGACAACAAGCTGATCGCTGAG TTGGAATCAATGGGCTATCCTGTATCTGAAGCCCGCAGCGCTCTCCGCCTGTCCAGGAACAACGTGTCACGGGCTGTGGAAATACTGCACCAAGGATGTGAACACTCGT TAAATGACGCGATATCag GTGAACCAGGCTCATCGAACCCGTCAACGAGCGCCGGAGTCACACGAAAGAAGCAAAAGAAGGcatcgaaattaaaaaa GAAGAAAGACCGAGAGAGTGCCCTACACCGCCTGCAAAATACAATACGCTCCGAGGACGACGAGTACCTCAGCGGAGCCCTGAACGAGGAAGAAGCGATGTTAGGAACTTACCGTGCACTTCTGTAA
- the LOC116774381 gene encoding NEDD8 ultimate buster 1-like isoform X2 — protein sequence METSLEYEDLLIKLRAKLNENKIKLWEPPYISETEEYSQSLKDLSKKYSEELKHDENIIIQALFELQLHSIERSKANNEFKQTGYATLRVKATVQGEKPRMLKIMKQLDVSGDELIEAVANLLEVAKNRVKLIYNGKLIRQSPNLEEQGIKNGVQIMALVMAEAPEQIKKEDKIYREMKSTLDDATLLSEYVDDIADDEEYMKLEDQSGKAIKLPPAERRSLLIGLALHERGRAAARKQDYSLALVLFLEADRQFSECRSSILQTVDNIAVLQLDISWCYLCLRSLASAGDAAARLARAENAFRLSYGEDHQRLIALKGTNANERVLFMRLYLLQGIVAYHQNKRDEARVLLEKAENELRYIKVDEASVEALTELGWSRGQARTGLRAAGGDLDRAHHYLEEKRAERETEREKHRAERLQAQLGKCLDGSSVNPQLVQALQGMGYTRRMALLALRNSNNSVADAVRLIQEHPEMLVESDSDDATPSSDDSLPEPDNKLIAELESMGYPVSEARSALRLSRNNVSRAVEILHQGCEHSCEPGSSNPSTSAGVTRKKQKKASKLKKKKDRESALHRLQNTIRSEDDEYLSGALNEEEAMLGTYRALL from the exons ATGGAAACAAGTCTCGAGTATGAAGATTTGTTGATTAAATTAAGAGCCAAACTCAATGAAAACAAGATCAAATTGTGGGAACCGCCTTACATTTCGGAAACTGAGGAGTACTCCCAGAGCCTTAAg GATCtctctaaaaaatattccgaAGAACTTAAAcatgatgaaaatataataatccaaGCTCTTTTTGAACTCCAACTGCATTCAATAGAAAGGTCAAAAGCTAATAATGAGTTTAAGCAGACTGGTTACGCCACACTCAGGGTGAAAGCCACAGTACAGGGAGAAAAACCTAGAATGTTGAAGATCATGAAACAGCTAGATGTTTCAGGTGATGAATTGATTGAAGCCGTCGCAAACTTGCTGGAGGTTGCTAAGAATAG AGTCAAACTTATATACAATGGTAAATTAATAAGACAGAGTCCAAATCTTGAAGAACAAGGCATCAAAAACGGTGTACAGATAATGGCACTGGTTATGGCtg AAGCTCCAGAGCAGATTAAGAAAGAGGATAAAATTTATCGTGAGATGAAATCCACATTAGATGATGCTACATTACTGTCGGAGTATGTGGACGATATCGCAGATGATGAAGAGTACATGAAG CTGGAAGATCAATCTGGTAAGGCAATTAAGCTGCCGCCAGCTGAGCGTAGGTCCTTACTGATAGGGCTGGCGTTACACGAGCGAGGACGAGCCGCAGCTAGGAAGCAGGACTATTCGCTGGCGTTGGTGCTATTCCTTGAGGCTGATAGACAGTTCAG TGAATGCAGATCTTCGATCCTACAAACTGTTGACAACATCGCTGTGCTGCAACTGGACATATCCTGGTGTTATCTTTGTCTTCGGAGTCTTGCTTCGGCCGGAGACGCGGCCGCTCGTCTGGCCCGCGCCGAAAACGCGTTCAGGCTTTCGTATGGCGAGGATCATCAGCGATTGATCGCTCTCAAAGGAACCAATG CAAATGAGAGAGTGCTTTTCATGCGGCTCTACCTGCTGCAAGGGATTGTGGCGTATCATCAAAACAAACGTGACGAGGCCAGGGTTCTGCTGGAGAAAGCTGAGAACGAACTCAGATATATTAAG GTCGACGAAGCCTCAGTAGAAGCATTAACAGAGCTAGGCTGGTCACGCGGTCAGGCTCGGACAGGTCTACGAGCGGCTGGAGGTGACCTGGACCGAGCACATCACTACCTTGAGGAAAAACGAGCGGAGAGAGAGACGGAAAGAGAAAAACATCGAGCGGAAAG ACTCCAGGCACAACTTGGTAAATGTCTGGATGGCTCGTCCGTGAATCCCCAACTAGTTCAAGCGCTACAAGGCATGGGCTACACAAGGCGGATGGCGCTGCTGGCTCTAAGGAACTCTAACAACAGTGTAGCCGATGCTGTGAGGCTCATACAGGAACACCCTGAGATG TTAGTGGAGAGTGACTCGGACGACGCCACTCCCAGTTCGGACGATTCACTGCCGGAGCCGGACAACAAGCTGATCGCTGAG TTGGAATCAATGGGCTATCCTGTATCTGAAGCCCGCAGCGCTCTCCGCCTGTCCAGGAACAACGTGTCACGGGCTGTGGAAATACTGCACCAAGGATGTGAACACTCGT GTGAACCAGGCTCATCGAACCCGTCAACGAGCGCCGGAGTCACACGAAAGAAGCAAAAGAAGGcatcgaaattaaaaaa GAAGAAAGACCGAGAGAGTGCCCTACACCGCCTGCAAAATACAATACGCTCCGAGGACGACGAGTACCTCAGCGGAGCCCTGAACGAGGAAGAAGCGATGTTAGGAACTTACCGTGCACTTCTGTAA